The genome window ctcaataaagttgtttttaaaaatcagaatagtggTAGCCTAAGGAAAGGGGCACAAAAGAATTTCCTAAGCATGAATGGGCAAGTTTTACATCTTGATCTAGGTAATGGTAACATGGGTGTAAATATATATCTTAGTCAAAATTAATCAAGCTAAACCTTTTAATTTGTATACTTACTCTtataattatacctcaataaagaagATTAGAGTAAAAAATTAATAGGTAATCTCAAATTCCTTTCCAAAATGCtttttaccaatttacattcatACCAATAGTATATTAAAATTCAAGTGCTCCACATATTACCAGCTATAATATTGATAATCTGAGGGACTAAATATGGAAccccattgtggttttaactaTTAGTCTGTTATTATTAATTAGGTTAGtgatttttcccattatttttttaatattcatgtttcaaaaaataagacTTTTCATATCATTTACTCAATGTTCTACTGGTTTGTTTGACATCTTATCTCTTAGTCACTTATATAAATCACAAATACCTTCTCTCAAAATGAGTATTCTCTTCTCTATTGTTATGGtgcatttattattaataattagaaatttaTGATATTGTCAAAAGTAATATTTAATCATGCAGTTTGAGTGTgtgtcttttaaaagaaatacttctCTGACATAAGTGGGTAAGTTTGTCTCCTATACTGTCTTTAATCTTCCTGGAAAtggttatatgtgtgtgttataagacagaaatacaattttatttctaaatttgctttatttttccatatggctAACCTATTTTGTTTGTACCATTTATGAATGATTATATCTgtattcttatttctatttcattaatcattttatttctattttgatgcCACTGATAGTGTCttactatttataattttatagtaaatcttgatctagaaggtaaaaaaataatcacttattCAGATTACTAGAAAAATGTAAGATAAAGTAATGATGTTTCTTAGATAAATGTTTTGTAAAGGTGAGGATTTTTATCTTCAAATTCCTCAGATGCTTTCTTATTGTGGCAAATTAGCCATAAGCAAATTAGTCACAAGCAAATGCAtctttttagttttcaaattaaTGTCTTAAGggtgaaaattatttatttgcccTCAACAACagattcttttccatttttgttctccattcatttaaataataatgacCATAGAAGTCTACTAGTGGTACCCCAAATTTAATCTCACTTTCAGTTTTGcatatcagttttttttttattcttaataatagaaaatataaagtcaGAGAGGTTTAGAATACTAATGACTTCCATTGTCTCTTACTCTATTTTAAGAAGTTTCTGATGTCTCTCTAATAATGGTCATCCTTTCTGACTTGATAATCTCTGCTTTCTAGACATTAATTAAGAACCAAGGTGTTGGTGGAATGAGACCTATAATAATTCTAGGCCACATTTTAATAGGAATGAGTGCTTGCTTTGTTTGAATACATTTCACATATTTAAGTATCTAAATGAGGGAGTTATCTCTATTAATGATTTGAACTTTACTactttttatagttcttttttgttctctAGCTGTTTTAGAAATTGAGAGTAAACTATGGAAATTATAAATATGGTATAAGCTTAAGAAATGATACCATAAAACATTGAAATCAGATAATTAAGACTtacctctatttcttttcttaatttttcatgtgtctttttttcttcttcaagaaaaCAAGTTTTTTCAGTGATAGATTCTTTTACAGTTATAATTTTATCCTTTAACTTTGTAATGTCTTCCTGTATgtttataaagtttaaaatatacaagTCAAACAATGAATGGTCAATATAAGTCCaacattttcagtatttctataatttaaaaaaactaaccaTCACATTTAGTTTCAGTAAGCAGGATTAGAATATTACTTTTATAGGTACAAATAAAGAACTGTTATTCAAACAAATAAACCTTTGATTTAAAAACTTAACATTAAAACTAAATGCAAGTAAGATATAAAAAAAAGTGGTAGTCATACTGGCCATTGCCCAGCAACAGTAACTCATAATacagtaaatgttaattaaattgaatttaaattaaaaaaataataaaataaaaatcttaaattaaaactaaatataaataagacaTAAGAAAAGCGGTAGTCATAGTGGCAATTGCCCAGTAACAGTATAAACGATACTTTTAAATTCTCTAGcaagaaatgacagatattttaagtttatatatcCTATTGTCTtcaaaaaatagtattaaaaaaagaaaaattattaaggTACAATTATTAATTGTTATTGTTTGTATAATAGCATTAAGCATACAAAATTGATTTGAATTGGTCAGATCCATTAGCCTAAGAAGATAGGGCTTCAACATTTTTGTGAGTCACACTTTCTGAAAAAATGGATTAATTGTTCACTGCAATTTTGTTTgaccatatatttttattaatccaCCGAGGATTTGAGAACAACTCCCTTATGTATTTGTACATTTGGTGTAGTTGTTACATAACTCatgtatttaagtttttaaaagttgtgaAAATAGTTTCTGAATCTAGTTAAGGCAGCTATGGACATTTTACTAATGATAAATGTATTACTTAGTAAGTGTACTTGCAAAAAAGGAGTAATAGAAAAAGTTATAATAAGTGGTATTTCACACCTGTACTTCTTTTATGCGATTTCCGTCTGGATTTTGGAGATTTTGCATAAGTTCCTCTTtcgttgtttttagttttttaacaaGATCTCGCTTTTCATGTAGTGCAGTCATGAATGACCATTTGCTTTCTACCTCCCCCAAACTATCTTTatgctcttttatttttgcataatatTCATTATATCTTATCATGTGTTCCTCAAAGTCTTCTTGGGCTGCTTCTATGTCAAATTTAAGCTTGACATTTTCTGTATGTAAGGATTTGATTTGAGTTTCCAGGTTCCCACACTGAAGTTTGGCATGCTCTATGGCAGCATCTTGCTGATAAATCtgcctttctgtttctttagttTCTGCAGAGACAGATGCTATTTGTTTTTCAAGCTTATGGAGTTCattctgtaaaatatttcaatattattattattaattcatgATATTCAACATTAAGAATGTTATTGTTTTGATCCATAAGTCTGTAGTAAAATCacaacataaaaaatacatatttatcagaTATAGAAAAATTGATATACAATAAAAGGAACCATTCAATaagtaacaaaattattttataatgttggAGGGAGCCCAGAGTtatatatttcttactttttaatgttcatctaattcaaaatattaaaattttatcatttgtacctcaaactcaacaggagattgaagaaaagaatagcagcaactctctgaacaaaaaagcgaccactttctggaaggtaggacatagaagtgaatctgaggcgatatatgGGAAGACAGACCTcagtgggagggagcctccatcagctgctaccaGCAAGCAATAGAGCAGTggaacacaaaatcagaaattttagaagtttgctccactgagggacgtcgctccagtggctaagcaggggatggaaccctcgctgggacagtgtggtctcgggacccttggggtcacagaaagactgggggtgcctgagtacggcagagctcccaggtattggagcagggaagcaggctgcaaagacggagccgaggagtgggctctcagctcggggtggccataaactgtgatccatggcaTAGTCTGGCCACTGCtgttccagcagggacccaacaagcggcagatccggggagactcactcctcttcctcccctggaaggagcggcatgggagcgcactgcaggaatctgctgggtttggagactccacacagggtcgggtgccagagatagaaatgctcagtcatggtgagcacggagtgcagccagagaccagggagacaggagtgactgactgcttttctcggagggtgcactgaggagtggggccctgagctctaGGCTCCTCcgggaccagagattgggaggccaccattttcattcttgtcctccaaagctgtacagaaagcttgcagggaacaaaagatactgagagcaaacccgagcagattacttagcctggcctctggcaagggcagggcaattctgcctcaggcaaagacatttgagaatcactgcaacaggcccctcccccagaagatcagcaagaacagccagccaagaccaagtttaccgatcaatgacaATGGCAAAAccccagcactaggggaatacagcacatagaattcatggcttttttccccatgattctttagtctttcaaagttaattttttaaattttattttcttctttttctacttttttagttgaatttttcttctttcctttttcaatcaACGTcttatcattccttttttaaaatcttttctaatttttcatttttacagtcatattctatctcttcattgtatttaaccttactttttgtatatatataagtttttctttctttaaaattttgggatacagtttcttctcacagaccaaaatataccctaaatctagtgtatgacattGTTCTAGTCTCCCGTCtattcacattctcttttttttttaatttttttcattcttttttcaaccaacttatcaattccttttttaaaatcttttttaattttcatctttatagtcatattctatcacttcatcatatttacccttatttttgtatatatatatgtttttctttctttaaaattttgggaggcaatttcttctaacagaccaaaatacacccaaaatctagtgtgtggctctgttattttcaccagcctgatcatattcattttttcctcccctttcctttcccccaggtttcaggtctcttctgatttgtttagtgtatatttttctggggccaTTGTTacctttttagcatttttttagcattttgttgtctcattcatctattctcctctggacaaaatacaagacggaaaaactcacctcacaaaaaagaacaagaggcagtactgactgccagggacctaatcaatacagacattagtaagatgttggaactagagttcagaatgacgattataaagatactagctaggcttgaaaaaagcatagaagataccagagaatccctttctggagaaataaaagaactaaaatctaaccaagtcgaaataaaaaaggctattaatgagctacaataaaaaatggaagctctaactgctaggataaatgaggcagaagagagaatcagtgatatagaagatcaaatgatggagaataaagaggctgagaaaaagataagcaactactggatcacggggcagaatttgagagataagtgataccataaagtgaaacattagaataattgggatcccagaaaaagaagaaagagagagaggggcagaaggtatattggagcaaattatagcagagaacttccttaatttggggaaggaaataggcatcaaaatccaggaggcacagagaacccccctcaaaatcaataaaaataggtcaacaccccaacatctaatagtaaaactcacaagtctcagagacaaagagaaaatcctgaaagcaactcaggacaagaggtctgtaacccacatggtagaaacattagattggcagcagacctatccacagagacctggcaggccagaaaggactggcatgatatattcagagcactaaatgagaaaaataggcagccaagaacactatatccagctaggctgtcactgaaaatagaaggagagataaaaagcttccaggacaaacaaaaactactttTAGTAGtttttgtgaacaccaaaccagccctacaagaaatattgaaaggggtcttctaagcaaagaaagagcctaaaagtaacatagaccagaaaggaacagagacaatatacagtaacagtcactttaaaggcaatacaatggcactaaattcatatctttcaagagttaccctgaTTGTAAAtaggttaaatgccccaatcaaaaggaagatgaggaaggacactacatcatacttaaagggtctatccaacaagaagatctaacaattttaaatatctatgcccctaacatgggagcagccaattatataagccaattaataacaaaatcaaagaaatacattgacaataatacagtaatagtaagggactttaataccacccctcactgaaatggacagatcatctaagcaaacaATCAACAGgtaaataaaggctttaaatgacacactggaccagatggacttcacagatatatttagaacattccatcccaaagcaacagaatacacattcttctctagtgcctatggaacattctctagaatagatcacatcctgggtcacaaatcaggtttcaacctgtaccaaaagattgggatcattccctgcatattttcggaccacaatgctttgaaactagaactcaatcataagaggaaagttggaaagaactcaaatacatggaggctaaagagcatcctactaaagaatgaatgggtcaaccaggaaattaaaggagaatttaaaaaattcatggaaacaaatgaaaatgaaaacacaactgttcaaaatctttgggatgccgcaaaggcggtcctaagaggaaagtacatagcaatacaagcttttctcaagaaacaagaaaggtctcaaatacacaacctaaccctacacctaaaggaactgaagaaagaacagcaaataaagcctaaacccagcaggagaagagaagtaataaagatcagagcagaaatcaatgaaatagataccaaaagaacagtagaacagatcaacaaaactaggagctggttccttgaaagaattaataagattgataaacccctggccagacttatcaaaaagaaaagagaaaggacccaaataaataaaatcatgaacggaagaggagagatcacaaccaacaccaaagaaatacaaacaattttaagaacatattatgagcaactatatgccagcaaattagataatctggaagaaatggatgcattcctagagacgtataaactaccaaaactgaaccaggaagaaatagaaaacctgaacagacccataaccagtaaggaaattgaagcagtcatcaaaaatctcccaacaaacaagagcccagggccaaatggcttcccaggggaattctaccaaacatttaaagaagaattagtacctattcttctgaagctgtttcaaagaatagaaatggaaggaagacttccaaactcattttaagaggccagcattaccttgatcccaaaaccaaagactccatcaaaaagaagaactatagaccaatatccctgatgaacatggatgcaaaaattctcaccaaaacactagccaataggatccaacagtacattaaaaggattattcaccatgaccaagtaggatttattcctaggctgcaaggttggttcaacatcagcaagtcaatcaatgtgatacaatacattaataaaagaaaaagaaccgtatgatcctctcaatagatgca of Halichoerus grypus chromosome 4, mHalGry1.hap1.1, whole genome shotgun sequence contains these proteins:
- the CCDC122 gene encoding coiled-coil domain-containing protein 122 isoform X1, coding for MSGNKERKSQGVPEEALANQGTSSLTDAVEQVAKQQQSQTSEIEKNKKLLFHLQNELHKLEKQIASVSAETKETERQIYQQDAAIEHAKLQCGNLETQIKSLHTENVKLKFDIEAAQEDFEEHMIRYNEYYAKIKEHKDSLGEVESKWSFMTALHEKRDLVKKLKTTKEELMQNLQNPDGNRIKEVQEDITKLKDKIITVKESITEKTCFLEEEKKTHEKLRKEIEVQHKRYGAILKRLHCQVNKLQSNKRQWQWNIHQLEKTAAELRKRIGMKD
- the CCDC122 gene encoding coiled-coil domain-containing protein 122 isoform X2 yields the protein MSGNKERKSQGVPEEALANQGTSSLTDAVEQVAKQQQSQTSEIEKNKKLLFHLQNELHKLEKQIASVSAETKETERQIYQQDAAIEHAKLQCGNLETQIKSLHTENVKLKFDIEAAQEDFEEHMIRYNEYYAKIKEHKDSLGEVESKWSFMTALHEKRDLVKKLKTTKEELMQNLQNPDGNRIKEVQEDITKLKDKIITVKESITEKTCFLEEEKKTHEKLRKEIEIP
- the CCDC122 gene encoding coiled-coil domain-containing protein 122 isoform X3, which gives rise to MIRYNEYYAKIKEHKDSLGEVESKWSFMTALHEKRDLVKKLKTTKEELMQNLQNPDGNRIKEVQEDITKLKDKIITVKESITEKTCFLEEEKKTHEKLRKEIEVQHKRYGAILKRLHCQVNKLQSNKRQWQWNIHQLEKTAAELRKRIGMKD